AGTTCAACAACCCTGACAGCAAGATCATCTTCAGGCACCCAGGCATTTTCCGCAACAAAAGAGGCTCCATATTCTCCATTTGAGGAATTCCCGCGAACTGCCAGGTAGCGGCCTGTAAGGAAACGCCTGAGGTCTTCGTAAACAGCGTCTTTAGAAATGTCGGAAAACATTAGCTGTTCAGCTTCTTCAAGTGTCTTCCCGTATATAATTTCTGCGAGTTCCCTTGGAAACATAACCGACATCGCCCCTGTACCGTCGTCCAGAACGGCTTTAATCCGCATATCCCTTATGCCCTCCACCCTGCCGTGCACCCTGCAGTTTGATTTTTGAATGACACGGCTGCATTCGGGACATCGTGAAATTATCCCCGAGCCCGGCCTGACGGAGACGATATTACCTGCAGTAACCACATCGAACATGCTGTCCCTTGAGGCTATTTCTTCAATTTTTATAGGGGAAGGGTCTTTTGAAGAGGATTCGAAAGTAAAGGCAAGCTTTTCAGCTTCTTCAGCAGGTACTGGAGAGATTCTGGTGCTGCTTATAAAATTAATAGAAGGCATGCCTCTGAACATGCGGATCTGGGCTCCTTCTATCCTGATTATGCTCCCAATATCAATTCCGGGGAGTTCAACCCAGGCGGTGAAAGGCAGCCTGGCAGTCTCATCCGCGAGCACACCAGAAATTACTTTTGATTGCTTGCCCCTGACAGGGACTTCCCTGTGGGAAAGCTGGAGTACACAGGCTGTGGTGCTTACAGAAAAGTCCGCAGAGCCTATTTCAATTAGTTTCTTTAAAGGGGTTTTAGAAAGTTCGGATAGCCCTGGAAGGGAAGAGTCGGAAACCCCGGATACCAGGGACTGTTCCCCGATAGAGAGCCTGATCCTGTTCTGCCAGAGGCGGGTATAGGCATTTTTGATATTAATTACATCCCCGATAGAGCCCGGAAGTTCTTTCCAGGAAGAAAACATGACAGAACCCGTTTCGTCTGCAAGGATCCCTGTATACAGTTTTGAAGGCCCGTCCTGAACTCCTTCCTGAGGGCGGAGTGCTTTTTCTCCCATGTCAAGGATCCTGCCCGTTATTTCAAAATTCTTAAGGGAAGCTGAAAGGTCCTTTACTTTCAGGATTTTCCTTTTCCCACCAAACTTGCGGAGTATAGTCTCCTTTGCAACCTCAGGCGAAACGCGAAAAGCAAGAAGCTTATAAAATTCTGCCCTTATGCCGGTTTTTTCAAGATCTCCAAGCGCCCTGGTTAGCTCTTCAAGATGGGGCGCAATTTTCTCGTCCATTTTAAGCCTCCATTTCAGACAATAATAAAACAATTCAGATATAAGGTTTTTAGGTTTTAAGGATTTTAGATTTCAAGAGTTTTAACCTTTAATCTGGAGCTGTTTTAGCCTTTAATCTGAAGCTCCGGTTTTGTAAGTTGCCCCCGGCAGCCGCCTGATCCAGACCAGCAAGCTATTTTAGTCTTTCAACCCCAGCTTTTCAAGAATAATTGTTCAGAATTTAGAGTCCCAAAAATATATCATTTCAAACGAATCTTTTTTCTAATAAAATATTGAAAGAATAATCTCTGAAAAATAAACGTGATTCATTTATGAAAAATAGATAAGACCCTTTCCTGGAAAAAGGATGAAATGAGAAAAATAGAAGATTAAAGGCTTTTAAAAAGATAAGATAAAACAAAGAGATTGTAAAGAAATGGAAGAGTAAAAGGGGAACTAAATATGAAAAATATAAAAGAAAAGGGCTCACAGGCATTAAAAATTACAGCAACTGTCTTTATTCTGGCAGTTATATGCATGTCTTCTGCCGCTTCTGCAGCAAACCTGCATGTAGACCCTGAAGCAGAAGAAGGCTATACTACAATTCAGGCTGCCGTAGATGCTGCAAATGCAGGGGACACTATATTTGTAAGCCCGGGAACTTATGTTGAAAACCTCAAAATAGACAAACAGGTAAGAATCTGGTCTGACTCGAGAAACCCTGAAAATACGATTGTAAGGCCGTCTGACCCTGCAGAAAGTCCCGTAGAAATAACCGGGGAAAGGGTAACTTTCAGCGGTTTTGGGGTAGAGGACTCGGAAAAAGCAGGGATTTTACTGTCAGGAGCTACCAGCTGTTTTATCAATAATAACAGAGCGCAAAATTCAAAATACGGGATTCTCCTGCAGGATGCAGAGAGTAATAACATAAACGGGAACGTAATAACCCTGAACGAAGCAGGATTAAGGCTCGAAAGCTCCAGATCAAACACTATTCAGGACAACCTTATTGCTTATAACTACGGGCCAGGAATCTCCCTTGAGGAAAGCAGCAGGAACATTTTCTTTAATAACTATTTTAAAAACGCCGAAAACATTGAAGAGAACGCCGCAAATGCAGACAACACCTGGCAGAGCACCCTGACAGTCAAAAGAAACCTTATAAGGGGGCCCTATATAGGCGGGAACTTCTGGGCAGACATTGAAGGCACAGGTTACAGCGAGACCTGCGAGGATAAAAACAGCAATGGGATATGTGACGCCTCATACACGTTAAATGGAGGCGGGTCCGATAACTCTCCGCTTTTCCCTAAAGTTCCCAGCGCTGTCACTGCCCTTGAAAACAAACTGGATGCCGAAGCTTATGAACTGGGCATGGAAACCAGAGGCGTGGAAGTAAATGAGACTGAAAACCCCGCGGGCGAGCAGACAGGAGAAAACGGACCAGAAGGGGAAGAAAATAAAACTGCTGAAACAGAAGCTTCTGAAAACGGCACCCCGGCACCGGGAATCGGGTTTGCAATAATGGCAGCCGGAGCGGCTTATTTCCTGAAGAGGAGAAAGTAACTGAAATAAAAGACAGGAAAAAAGAGATAGAAAGAAAAGAACGGGCAGTTTTCTGTCCGTTTTCTTTCCCTGATCATTTGTGAGCAAAGTACGCCACGACATTTTCTCCGTCTACGGCGTCGATCCTGCAGAAACCGAAGCGTTCAAACTGGACAATATTATCAAGCTCGGTCTCGATCCCGCGTTCTCCTGTCCCTTCGATATCGCCCTCTGGCCCGCAGACTTTCACAGGAATTCCATCAACCGGCACCCAGTGGATGATTTTTCCTTTTGCTTTTTTGAGGTCTTCGAGAGAGGTTTCGGAGCGCTTAACCCGCAGCGGGGAAAGGGAAGTAATTTCAACGTTGCAGAGATCTTTTAAGCGGAGGACAGAACCTACATTGAGCTTTTCAATGTCCTCGGCACAGACAAGAACCTTATTTTCGATAGAGATTTCCCTCATTCCTCTTGCATGGTCTGTTGGGTGACGGGGGACCTTTGCGACCACAGGTTTCATACCTTCAATTTCAAGCTCCACAGGGTTCCAGACAAAGAAATAGCGGTTTGCAACCGGGTCCACGATTTTGCGGTTCTCGGCATAAAGAGATTCCATGCTGATGCTCACATCGGTCATCCCGACTCCCATTTCTATCATGAACTTTTTGAGAGCTTCAGCCCTAATTCCACGGCGCCTGATTGCCCTTATTGTCGGCAGGCGGGGGTCGTCCCAGCCGCTGTATTCTCCGGATTCGATAGCTTTACGCAGGGTACTTGTGCTGAACTTTCCGAACTCATGGATCTTTACCCTGCCCCAGTGAGTTGTTTTCGGGTATGTCCAGCCGAAGTATTTGTAAATGTATGTCTGCCGTTTTTCACTGTCGATAAGGTCTTTACCCCGGATGATGTGGGTCATACCGAGCTCGTGGTCTTCGATAGCACCTGCAAAGTCCAGAAGGGGCCAGACGATGTATTTATTTCCAATCTCAGGGCGTGGGTGGGACATTTTTCTAATCCTGAATGCTCCCCAGTCCCGAAGTGCAGGGTCTTTGTGCTCTATATCGGTCTTTATGCGCAGAACAGCCTGCTGGTCTTCATATTCTCCGGCAAGCATCTTTTCCCAGTGCATAAGGTTTTCTTCAGGGTCTGTGTCCCTGTGAGGGCAGGCCTTTTTGGAGTCTTTTAACCTTTTGAAGTCTTCTCCTTTACAGAAACAGACATAGGCTTTTCCCATCTCAATCAGTTTTCTTGCATAATCGTAATAAATCGGGAAACGGTCAGAGGCACGTACAACCTGGTCAGGCACAACCCCGAGCCATTTAAAGTCGTCCATGTACCAGTCATAGGCTTCGAGCATGGGACGCTTTATATCAGGGTCAGTGTCATCAAAGCGCAGGATAAACTTTCCTTTATACACTTTTACATACTCGGAATTGACAACCATTCCCCTTGAACTTCCCAGGGTTGCGGGTCCGTTGGGATTTGGGGCAAAGCGCATTACAACCTTACCGGTTTCGGCTCCCTCAAGAGGTTTTAAGCCTTTGTCAGGCTCTTTCTTTACACTCAGAGCCTCTATAAGCTCGGGAGCGATTTCCGACAGGCGGGCTTCCCAGGCTTCAGGGTTTCCTTTAGCAATTTCTGAAACTATATTTTCAAGGGCAGCAGATACCCCGCTGGGGTCAGCCCTCAACTGGGGACATTCCCCCATAACTTTACCCATAACAGCTTTGGGCTGTGGGGCTTTTCCGTATTTTACAGCATTTTGAAGAGCGTATTTTTCAATTATTTTAATATCTTCAGGACTTAAGGTCATAGAAAATTCTCCAGAAATAAACCTTGATTAAATCTTAATCGGAGGCGATAAGAATATCATAAATTTTAACTGAATGGATAATCCGCACAGAGGTGGACAGTCCCCGATATATTGAAAGGGACAATTGCGGAAAAACATGTAAATTGGGTTATAAAAAGTCACCGAAGCCAGGAACTCCAGAGAAAGAGCCTGAGAGCAAAAATCGTTCGGAAAGGACTTTCAGGTAAATGCCTTTACTTCGGGATAGAAGCTTCAATCTCCCTTATCCGGGACACTTTTTCATCAATCTTACTAACTTCCTGTTCGAAGTTCTGCAGGAATTTATGGACAGCATCCCCGGGAACAGCTCCCTGAGCTGAAGGTTTTATAAGATTTGCCTGTTCAAGGACTCGAAGGGAATAACGCACCTTATGGTTCTGCATCCCGGTAACCTCTGCAAGTTTAAGGATTCCTATGGGGCCTTCTTCAATTACCTTTTTGAGCACGATCAGGTGGCGCTCCGTAAGTTCAAGTTCGGTTGCAATATTCTCGAGCAGCATCAGACAACCTCGTTTCTAAGTGTTCCTATACCCTGGACCTCGACTTCCACTGTGTCCCCCCTGTGGAGCTCTCCAACTCCAGAGGGTGTTCCTGTAGCTATAACGTCTCCCACTTCCAGGGTCATAATTTCGGTGATGAACTCAATAAGGTAGGGAATGTCAAAAATTAAGTTTGAAGTGCTTGAGGACTGTTTTGTTTCCCCGTTTACCCTGCAGGAAATCTTTGCATCGGAGATATCAAATTCTTCCGTAGATACTATATAGGGCCCGAGGGCTGCAAAGGTATCAAAGCTCTTTGCCCTTGTCCACTGTCCGTCTTTTCTCTGGAGGTCACGTGCGGTCACGTCATTAAAACAGGTATATCCTGCAATGACATCCTCGGCTTTTTCGGCTGAAATGTTTTTACAGCGCTTTCCGATAACGACTGCAAGCTCGGCTTCAAAGTCCACCCTTGTACTGGATGCAGGGTAAATGATCTTGTCCCCATGCCCTATAACCGCAGAAGGAGGCTTTAAAAAAAGGACAGGGGATTCAGGGATTTCCATAGAAAACTCTTCAGCATGATCCTTATAATTCAGGCCGACACAGACAATTTTAGAAGGGAAGGAAGGGGGCAGAACGCGAAGTTCCGAAAGTTCAAACGTCCCGGCAGAGGTCCCTCCATTGGGATAAACACGCCCACCTTCAATTTCTCCATAAAAAATGGTATCTCCTGACCTGAACCTACCAATCATATCTTCGCCTTCCTTATCCTATTTTTGCGGGTCTTTCACTCCGCTTTCTTTCATTTTTTAAGAGGATATATCCAAACTTAAATTTTAACTCTTCGCCCGCTGGCGTCCCGTGAGTATTTCCCGAGCTCGGAACCTATGAGCTGAGTGCCGGAAAACACAGGCCCGTCCTTGCAGACCCTGAGGCCGGACCTGTCTATGCAGCACGCCCCGCATACCCCGATACCGCATTTGAAATAACGGTGAAGGCTGAACTCTGATTTTTCCAGCACTTCTCTCTCTTCAAGGAACCTGAAAACCGAAGCCATCATTATTTCAGGTCCGCAGACCGCAATTCTGTCATAGGATGTAACATCAAGGTTTTTGAGTACATCAGTCACAAACCCTTTAAATCCTTTTGAACCGTCATCAGTAGACACATAAACAGTTCCGAGAGCTTCGAAACGACCTTCAAAAAGCAGGTGCTCTTCACTCCGTGCCCCGAGAACGGTATTCACTTCCGCACCTGCCGCAAAAGCTGCTTCGGCATACGGTGAAAGAGGAGCAGCTCCGACCCCGCCAGCTATAATAAGAACCTTTTCTCCTTTTGCAGGAAGGGTAAAACCTTTTCCAAAAGGACCCCTTAGCCCGAAAGAGTCTCCTTCTTTTAACTCAAAGAGCTTTGAAGTCGCCTCTCCCACTTTCTGGACGGTTATGGAATTATTTCTTGAGAGCCCCATGGGAACCTCATCCACACCCCTGACCCAGACCATTACAAACTGGCCCGGCTCCATATCCTCAAATTTGTGGTCAAAGAAAAAAGTCCTGATCAGAGGGGATTCTTCAATTATCTGTGTTATGGTAGCATTAAGAGGAAGCATCAGACCATCTCGTGGGCAAGCCCTGTAATTTTCTTTATATCAGAATAGCCTTTTCTTTTGAGGAAAGCTTCTATTCCTTTGCCTATTTCAGAGAATATACCTACCCTGTCATATACCGCAGACCCAACCTGAACAGCGGCTGCACCTGCCATTATCATTTCCACAGCGTCTTCCCAGGAAGAAACTCCTCCCACGCCGATTACCGGGATTTCCAGGGCAGTGAAAAGGTCATAAACACATTTTACTGCTACGGGCTTAACAGCTTTTCCCGAAAGCCCTCCTGAACGGTTTCCAAGCACAGGGTACCCGGATTCAATGTCAATAGCCATTCCCTTTACCGTGTTGATCGCAACAACGGCGTCCGCGCCCCCGGACTCGGCTGCATTTCCAATGCATGTAATGTCCGCAACATTGGGAGTCAGCTTGACCCAGACAGGTACATTGACAACATCCTTTACCGCCGCCGTAACTGCTTCAACGAGGCAGGGGTTGGAACCTATTGCAGCCCCGTAACCCTCTGCATGGGGGCAGCTCACGTTAAGTTCGAAAGCATCGGGCTTTGCCGGGAGCAGCCCCTCTGCAACTTCAGCGAATTCGGAAGGGGTGCCCCCGAAAATGCTTGCAATTACCGGAGCATCAGAGTTTTCTTTTGCAAACTCCAGCTCCTGGAGGAAGCCGGGATAGGAAGGGTTTGGAAGCCCCATGGCATTTAAAAAGCCGCAGTCCAGCTCAATCATGCTCGGGTTTGGATGACCGGTTTTGGGAGCAGGACCTATGGATTTGGTCACAACTGCACCAGCTCCCCCTTCACGTGCGACCCTGCAGAGGGAAGCCCCGGTTGTCCCGAGCACCCCGGCTGCAAGAATAGTGGGATTTTTTAATTTAAGTCCGGTAAGAGTATACATTAAATAACTCCGTTTCCTGCCCGCAGGCAGTTTCTGCATCAATAATCACAGGAATTTTCGGAATCGGCACCTCTGGAAATCTGAAGGAGCGCTTCCTCAGCAAGTCTCCTTCCGCCCATCTCCACGAGTCTGTGCCCGAGTTCCCTGGCTTTCTCAATTCCTCCGCGCAGGGGGATAAATTCGTCGATCCTGATAGCTTCCCTGCCGTCAAGAGAAAGGACTTCAGCCCGGACATGGATCTCCTGCCTGTCAGGTGTAATTTCAGCATACGAACCCACAGGAGTTGTACATCCCCCTCCGAGCTCGGCGATAAGGATGCGTTCGATTTCGGTAACAATCCTGCTCTCGGTATGGTCAAGCATGGAAACTGCGGCTTCAGCTTCAGTGCCTTCTCTTGTTACCACTGCAACCGTGCCCTGGTTAGGAGAAGGGCAGAAAAAGTCAGGGGAAAGGATTTCCCCTTCAATCTCCCAGCCCATGCGTTCAAGACCTGCCTTCGCGAGCATAATCCCGTCATACTGACCTTCCCTGAGTTTTCTGAGCCTTGTGTCGATATTGCCTCTGAGGTTCTGGGTAATAATGTCAGGCCTGTACCTCCTGATCTGGGCAGTCCTTCTCAGGGAACTTGTGCCTATAATTGACTGTTCAGGAAGCTCGTCAAGCGGAGTCCCGTCGTATGTGAGCAGAATATCAAAAGGTGTGTCCCTCTTCAGGACAGCAACGGTGGGAATCGCTTTAGGACGGATTGTGGGCATGTCCTTCATGGAATG
This window of the Methanosarcina mazei S-6 genome carries:
- a CDS encoding Single-stranded DNA binding protein — encoded protein: MDEKIAPHLEELTRALGDLEKTGIRAEFYKLLAFRVSPEVAKETILRKFGGKRKILKVKDLSASLKNFEITGRILDMGEKALRPQEGVQDGPSKLYTGILADETGSVMFSSWKELPGSIGDVINIKNAYTRLWQNRIRLSIGEQSLVSGVSDSSLPGLSELSKTPLKKLIEIGSADFSVSTTACVLQLSHREVPVRGKQSKVISGVLADETARLPFTAWVELPGIDIGSIIRIEGAQIRMFRGMPSINFISSTRISPVPAEEAEKLAFTFESSSKDPSPIKIEEIASRDSMFDVVTAGNIVSVRPGSGIISRCPECSRVIQKSNCRVHGRVEGIRDMRIKAVLDDGTGAMSVMFPRELAEIIYGKTLEEAEQLMFSDISKDAVYEDLRRFLTGRYLAVRGNSSNGEYGASFVAENAWVPEDDLAVRVVELLRRLGPDEGEQSSEVSREGISFA
- a CDS encoding right-handed parallel beta-helix repeat-containing protein; protein product: MKNIKEKGSQALKITATVFILAVICMSSAASAANLHVDPEAEEGYTTIQAAVDAANAGDTIFVSPGTYVENLKIDKQVRIWSDSRNPENTIVRPSDPAESPVEITGERVTFSGFGVEDSEKAGILLSGATSCFINNNRAQNSKYGILLQDAESNNINGNVITLNEAGLRLESSRSNTIQDNLIAYNYGPGISLEESSRNIFFNNYFKNAENIEENAANADNTWQSTLTVKRNLIRGPYIGGNFWADIEGTGYSETCEDKNSNGICDASYTLNGGGSDNSPLFPKVPSAVTALENKLDAEAYELGMETRGVEVNETENPAGEQTGENGPEGEENKTAETEASENGTPAPGIGFAIMAAGAAYFLKRRK
- a CDS encoding glutamate--tRNA ligase, with protein sequence MTLSPEDIKIIEKYALQNAVKYGKAPQPKAVMGKVMGECPQLRADPSGVSAALENIVSEIAKGNPEAWEARLSEIAPELIEALSVKKEPDKGLKPLEGAETGKVVMRFAPNPNGPATLGSSRGMVVNSEYVKVYKGKFILRFDDTDPDIKRPMLEAYDWYMDDFKWLGVVPDQVVRASDRFPIYYDYARKLIEMGKAYVCFCKGEDFKRLKDSKKACPHRDTDPEENLMHWEKMLAGEYEDQQAVLRIKTDIEHKDPALRDWGAFRIRKMSHPRPEIGNKYIVWPLLDFAGAIEDHELGMTHIIRGKDLIDSEKRQTYIYKYFGWTYPKTTHWGRVKIHEFGKFSTSTLRKAIESGEYSGWDDPRLPTIRAIRRRGIRAEALKKFMIEMGVGMTDVSISMESLYAENRKIVDPVANRYFFVWNPVELEIEGMKPVVAKVPRHPTDHARGMREISIENKVLVCAEDIEKLNVGSVLRLKDLCNVEITSLSPLRVKRSETSLEDLKKAKGKIIHWVPVDGIPVKVCGPEGDIEGTGERGIETELDNIVQFERFGFCRIDAVDGENVVAYFAHK
- a CDS encoding fumarylacetoacetate hydrolase family protein translates to MIGRFRSGDTIFYGEIEGGRVYPNGGTSAGTFELSELRVLPPSFPSKIVCVGLNYKDHAEEFSMEIPESPVLFLKPPSAVIGHGDKIIYPASSTRVDFEAELAVVIGKRCKNISAEKAEDVIAGYTCFNDVTARDLQRKDGQWTRAKSFDTFAALGPYIVSTEEFDISDAKISCRVNGETKQSSSTSNLIFDIPYLIEFITEIMTLEVGDVIATGTPSGVGELHRGDTVEVEVQGIGTLRNEVV
- a CDS encoding dihydroorotate dehydrogenase electron transfer subunit; its protein translation is MLPLNATITQIIEESPLIRTFFFDHKFEDMEPGQFVMVWVRGVDEVPMGLSRNNSITVQKVGEATSKLFELKEGDSFGLRGPFGKGFTLPAKGEKVLIIAGGVGAAPLSPYAEAAFAAGAEVNTVLGARSEEHLLFEGRFEALGTVYVSTDDGSKGFKGFVTDVLKNLDVTSYDRIAVCGPEIMMASVFRFLEEREVLEKSEFSLHRYFKCGIGVCGACCIDRSGLRVCKDGPVFSGTQLIGSELGKYSRDASGRRVKI
- a CDS encoding dihydroorotate dehydrogenase; translation: MYTLTGLKLKNPTILAAGVLGTTGASLCRVAREGGAGAVVTKSIGPAPKTGHPNPSMIELDCGFLNAMGLPNPSYPGFLQELEFAKENSDAPVIASIFGGTPSEFAEVAEGLLPAKPDAFELNVSCPHAEGYGAAIGSNPCLVEAVTAAVKDVVNVPVWVKLTPNVADITCIGNAAESGGADAVVAINTVKGMAIDIESGYPVLGNRSGGLSGKAVKPVAVKCVYDLFTALEIPVIGVGGVSSWEDAVEMIMAGAAAVQVGSAVYDRVGIFSEIGKGIEAFLKRKGYSDIKKITGLAHEMV
- the hemC gene encoding hydroxymethylbilane synthase, coding for MIIGTRGSQLALAQTENVARLLKEKGVETSIKIIKTSGDRFTDRPLHAVSGGVGAFVRELDDVMLAGEIDIAVHSMKDMPTIRPKAIPTVAVLKRDTPFDILLTYDGTPLDELPEQSIIGTSSLRRTAQIRRYRPDIITQNLRGNIDTRLRKLREGQYDGIMLAKAGLERMGWEIEGEILSPDFFCPSPNQGTVAVVTREGTEAEAAVSMLDHTESRIVTEIERILIAELGGGCTTPVGSYAEITPDRQEIHVRAEVLSLDGREAIRIDEFIPLRGGIEKARELGHRLVEMGGRRLAEEALLQISRGADSENSCDY